In the genome of Chrysiogenes arsenatis DSM 11915, one region contains:
- a CDS encoding DUF6125 family protein produces MKHGDEGIRILADMSKEQLIQIIIDDAKNWLAHDGLWFQAVEKRYGLDRAIDIDREAWSLFTVVEAKRIMERLNLQPGGGIPALVTCLYHRLYARLNLQDAIEQTENRVVFRMRDCRVQSARKRKGLADFPCKSVGIVEYREFAKTIDPRIVTTCVACPPDQHPDEYWCAWEFTIPQDAPQ; encoded by the coding sequence ATGAAACACGGAGATGAAGGGATAAGAATTCTTGCTGACATGAGCAAAGAGCAGCTTATCCAAATAATTATTGATGATGCCAAAAACTGGCTAGCACATGACGGGCTATGGTTTCAGGCAGTCGAAAAGCGCTACGGGCTTGATAGAGCAATCGACATTGATCGCGAAGCATGGAGCCTCTTTACGGTTGTCGAAGCAAAGCGAATTATGGAGCGATTGAACTTGCAACCCGGTGGGGGAATACCGGCGTTAGTGACCTGTTTATATCATCGGCTTTACGCGAGACTGAACCTGCAAGATGCCATAGAGCAGACCGAAAATCGAGTTGTTTTCCGTATGCGTGATTGCCGCGTGCAGTCGGCAAGAAAGCGCAAAGGGCTTGCCGATTTTCCCTGTAAATCAGTTGGTATCGTCGAATATCGTGAATTTGCCAAAACCATCGATCCTCGCATTGTAACCACCTGTGTGGCATGTCCTCCTGATCAACATCCCGACGAGTATTGGTGCGCATGGGAATTCACTATCCCCCAGGATGCCCCACAGTAA
- a CDS encoding acetyl-CoA hydrolase/transferase C-terminal domain-containing protein, producing the protein MSELLTRIRKKSLHSKIMQPEDTIPFFKNGMDLAWSGFTPVGYPKVVPLALADYVEQNNLQGKMRFNLFIGASIGAEVEDRWASLGMTDKRWPYQTGKVIQKQVNTGQVRMGDKHLSLYAQDLGYGFYTKNRGGGFDLGLIEASGIAEDGSIILAGSIGSATEAIRYSDKLIIEINTAIPSFEGIHDIVMQVNPPHRKPFLISRVDDRIGTLTVPCDHEKIIAIVESKNPDRGRSLAAPDELSEQIAQYILDFFGHEVRAGRLPKNLLPLQSGVGNIANAVVGGMVKGPFSNVNVWTEVIQDTMLDFFDSGKLNFASSTSLSLSESGFKRFYDNWDAYINKVVLRPMQISNHPEPIRRLGVIAMNTPVEFDIYGHANSTLVGGTRMINGIGGSGDFLRNAQLSIMHTPSTRPSKTDPTGITCVVPFATHVDHTEHDLDILVTEQGLADLRGLCPRERAREIIKQCVHPDFKPILTEYYERSERECFARGVGHEPHMLFKAFKMQEYLENHGTMKIPNWD; encoded by the coding sequence ATGTCTGAACTTCTAACACGGATTAGAAAGAAAAGTCTCCACTCCAAAATTATGCAACCGGAAGATACCATTCCCTTTTTCAAAAACGGGATGGATCTGGCGTGGTCTGGTTTTACTCCGGTCGGTTACCCGAAAGTGGTTCCACTGGCGTTGGCCGATTATGTGGAGCAAAATAACCTTCAAGGAAAAATGCGCTTTAATCTCTTTATTGGCGCTTCGATAGGGGCGGAAGTAGAAGATCGTTGGGCATCGCTTGGGATGACTGATAAGCGTTGGCCGTACCAAACCGGTAAGGTTATTCAAAAGCAAGTCAACACTGGACAGGTACGGATGGGTGACAAGCACCTTTCGCTGTACGCTCAAGATTTGGGCTACGGATTTTATACGAAAAACCGTGGTGGTGGCTTTGATTTAGGTTTGATTGAAGCGTCCGGCATTGCGGAAGATGGCTCAATTATTCTCGCTGGTTCGATTGGCTCGGCCACAGAAGCGATCCGCTATTCAGACAAGCTGATTATTGAAATCAACACGGCAATTCCTTCGTTTGAAGGGATTCATGACATCGTGATGCAGGTGAATCCGCCGCACCGCAAGCCATTTCTGATCAGTCGTGTCGATGATCGGATAGGAACCCTTACCGTTCCGTGCGATCACGAAAAGATTATCGCGATTGTCGAATCGAAAAACCCTGATAGAGGACGCTCCCTCGCAGCTCCTGATGAGCTTTCGGAGCAGATTGCGCAGTATATTCTCGATTTCTTCGGACACGAAGTGCGTGCTGGCCGTTTACCCAAAAATCTCCTGCCACTGCAATCGGGCGTTGGCAATATTGCAAACGCTGTCGTTGGTGGCATGGTGAAAGGTCCCTTCTCCAATGTCAATGTGTGGACGGAAGTTATTCAAGACACCATGCTTGACTTCTTCGATTCGGGCAAATTGAATTTTGCATCGTCCACCTCGCTTTCGCTGTCAGAATCCGGATTTAAGCGGTTTTACGATAATTGGGATGCGTATATCAATAAAGTTGTTCTCCGGCCAATGCAGATCAGCAATCATCCTGAGCCGATACGGCGCCTTGGCGTTATTGCCATGAACACGCCAGTCGAGTTCGATATTTACGGACATGCCAATTCGACGTTGGTTGGTGGTACGCGGATGATTAACGGCATAGGAGGCTCGGGCGACTTCTTACGCAATGCTCAACTTTCGATCATGCACACCCCATCGACCCGTCCATCGAAAACCGATCCGACAGGAATTACCTGTGTGGTGCCATTTGCCACTCATGTTGACCACACGGAGCACGATCTTGACATTCTCGTCACCGAACAAGGGTTGGCAGATTTGCGTGGGTTGTGCCCACGGGAAAGAGCGCGCGAAATCATCAAGCAGTGTGTCCATCCCGATTTCAAACCAATCTTGACCGAATATTATGAACGTTCGGAGCGTGAGTGTTTTGCGCGTGGGGTTGGTCATGAGCCGCATATGCTATTTAAAGCATTCAAGATGCAGGAGTATTTGGAGAACCACGGCACTATGAAAATTCCAAACTGGGATTGA